A window of the Burkholderia sp. 9120 genome harbors these coding sequences:
- a CDS encoding acyl-CoA dehydrogenase family protein → MNDPRPAAALHPRDASAAPVASDLAGLLDALRASAAQRDRDGGHAAQEKQWIADAGLLTLAVPREFGGAGARWPDIYETIRRIARVDSALAHLLGFTCLQVVSVNVWGNPAQRARYLRGTVEQRWWWGNAVNPLDTRLVASATSDGGYLLDGQKGFCSGTRGSQMMTVSAHDPVTGKPVFAVVPTAREGITVHEDWDPIGQRQTDSGSVSFARVVVEPHEVLQRADTPYASLRMLISQQVLTNLFVGIAQGALEEARAYVTQHGRPWISSGVDKATDDPYLIQRFGEMRLQAVSAEALATRAAYALDDAWQQGTSLTAETRAHVALATSEAKIVAHRAALDVSEKLFDACGARATHGPLALDRFWRNARVHTLHDPLDYRIRDVGRYALSGTLPEVSLYT, encoded by the coding sequence ATGAACGACCCTCGCCCAGCCGCGGCGCTGCACCCACGCGACGCATCCGCTGCACCCGTGGCGAGCGACCTCGCCGGTTTGCTCGACGCATTGCGCGCGAGCGCGGCGCAGCGAGATCGCGACGGCGGCCACGCCGCGCAGGAAAAGCAATGGATCGCCGACGCGGGGCTGCTCACGCTCGCGGTGCCGCGCGAATTCGGCGGCGCGGGCGCGCGCTGGCCCGACATCTACGAAACGATCCGGCGGATCGCGCGCGTCGACAGCGCGCTCGCGCATTTGCTGGGCTTTACCTGCCTGCAGGTGGTGAGCGTCAACGTCTGGGGCAATCCGGCACAACGTGCCCGCTATCTGCGCGGCACCGTCGAACAACGCTGGTGGTGGGGCAACGCGGTCAATCCGCTCGATACCCGGCTGGTTGCGAGCGCAACCAGTGACGGCGGCTATCTTCTGGATGGTCAGAAAGGCTTTTGCTCCGGCACACGCGGCTCGCAAATGATGACGGTTTCCGCGCACGACCCCGTCACCGGCAAACCGGTGTTCGCCGTCGTGCCGACCGCGCGCGAGGGCATCACCGTGCATGAAGACTGGGATCCGATCGGCCAGCGGCAGACCGACAGCGGCAGCGTCTCGTTCGCGCGGGTCGTGGTCGAGCCGCACGAAGTGTTGCAGCGAGCCGACACCCCTTACGCGAGTTTGCGCATGCTGATCTCGCAGCAGGTGCTGACCAATCTGTTTGTAGGCATTGCGCAAGGTGCGCTCGAAGAAGCGCGCGCGTACGTGACCCAGCATGGCCGGCCATGGATCAGCTCCGGCGTCGACAAAGCCACCGACGATCCCTACCTGATCCAGCGCTTTGGCGAGATGCGTCTGCAGGCGGTGAGCGCCGAAGCGCTGGCCACGCGTGCCGCGTATGCGCTCGACGATGCGTGGCAGCAAGGCACATCGCTCACGGCGGAAACGCGCGCGCACGTCGCGCTCGCTACGTCGGAGGCGAAGATCGTTGCGCACCGCGCGGCGCTCGACGTCAGCGAAAAACTCTTCGATGCCTGTGGCGCGCGCGCCACGCATGGGCCACTCGCACTCGATCGTTTCTGGCGTAACGCGCGCGTACACACGTTGCACGATCCGCTCGACTATCGGATCCGCGACGTCGGCCGCTACGCGCTGAGTGGGACATTGCCGGAGGTTTCTTTGTACACTTGA
- a CDS encoding methionine ABC transporter permease translates to MSDLWLSELADAIRDTIVMVGVSAFFAALIGIALALLLVTTTRGGICEKRAVNGALGALVNAFRSTPFIILLVALLPLTRLLIGTTIGVWAAIVPLSIAAIPFFARVAEVSLREVDRGLIEAAQAMGAQRRHIIWHVLLPEALPGILGGFTITVVAMIGSSAMAGAVGAGGLGDLAIRYGYQRFDTTVMVTVIVLLIAIVTAVQFAGDRLVRRFAQRV, encoded by the coding sequence ATGTCTGATCTGTGGCTCTCCGAATTGGCCGATGCGATTCGCGACACGATCGTCATGGTGGGTGTGTCCGCTTTTTTCGCGGCATTGATCGGCATAGCGTTGGCGCTGCTGCTGGTCACCACGACACGCGGCGGTATCTGCGAGAAGCGCGCGGTGAACGGCGCGCTCGGCGCGCTGGTCAATGCGTTCCGCTCCACGCCGTTCATCATTCTGCTGGTCGCGCTGTTGCCGTTGACGCGTTTGCTGATCGGCACCACGATCGGCGTATGGGCGGCGATCGTGCCGCTCAGCATCGCGGCGATTCCGTTCTTCGCGCGCGTCGCCGAAGTAAGCCTGCGCGAAGTGGACCGCGGGTTGATCGAGGCCGCGCAAGCCATGGGCGCGCAGCGCAGGCATATCATCTGGCATGTGCTGTTGCCCGAAGCGTTGCCGGGCATTCTCGGCGGCTTTACCATTACCGTGGTGGCCATGATCGGTTCGTCGGCAATGGCGGGCGCGGTCGGCGCCGGCGGCCTCGGCGATCTGGCGATCCGCTACGGCTACCAGCGTTTCGATACGACGGTGATGGTGACGGTGATCGTCTTGCTGATCGCGATCGTGACGGCGGTACAGTTCGCGGGCGACCGACTCGTCAGGCGCTTCGCGCAGCGTGTGTGA
- a CDS encoding ATP-binding cassette domain-containing protein, whose amino-acid sequence MAHIFDAPQFIEDSPSLAPNRDAPQTPEHIAVVFDNVSKQFTNARGVSTTALANVTLKIARGEVFGIIGRSGAGKSTLLRLVNGLEQQGSGAVRVNGVSVGELNERELVALRRRIGMVFQHFNLLSAKTVRENIALPLKIAGVPKAEIDRKVAALLELVGLSAKRDAYPASLSGGQKQRVGIARALVTDPDILLCDEATSALDPETTQAILALLRDINRRLNLTIVLITHEMQVIREVCDTVAVIERGAVVENGPVWRVFGDPHHDATRALLRTLVHDVPADLAERVKPLHDLAQTDARILLDVRFTGADAHEPDIGGLTSALSSEGGSVSFVHGGIDRIQGHAQGRLVVSAQVRESADSTVQKQIATLLERARRYANHVEVLGYV is encoded by the coding sequence ATGGCCCATATTTTCGACGCCCCGCAGTTCATCGAAGACTCGCCGTCTCTCGCCCCGAATCGCGATGCACCTCAGACGCCGGAACACATCGCCGTGGTATTCGACAACGTGAGCAAGCAGTTCACGAATGCGCGCGGCGTGTCGACCACGGCGCTCGCCAACGTCACGCTGAAGATCGCTCGCGGCGAGGTGTTCGGCATTATCGGCCGCAGCGGGGCGGGCAAGTCGACGCTGCTGAGGCTCGTCAACGGTCTGGAACAACAGGGATCCGGCGCGGTGCGCGTGAACGGCGTAAGCGTCGGCGAACTCAACGAGCGCGAACTCGTGGCATTGCGTCGACGCATCGGCATGGTGTTTCAGCACTTCAATCTGCTCTCCGCGAAAACGGTGCGCGAGAACATTGCGTTGCCGCTGAAAATCGCGGGCGTGCCGAAAGCGGAGATCGACAGGAAAGTCGCCGCGCTGCTCGAACTGGTGGGCTTGTCCGCTAAACGCGACGCTTATCCGGCGAGCTTGTCCGGCGGTCAGAAACAGCGGGTCGGCATTGCACGAGCGCTGGTCACGGACCCGGACATTCTGCTGTGCGACGAGGCGACTTCGGCGCTCGATCCGGAAACGACCCAGGCCATTCTTGCGTTACTGCGCGATATCAACCGGCGGCTCAATTTGACCATCGTGCTGATCACGCATGAAATGCAGGTGATTCGTGAAGTCTGCGATACGGTCGCCGTGATCGAACGGGGCGCCGTGGTGGAAAACGGTCCGGTGTGGCGTGTGTTCGGCGATCCGCACCACGACGCGACGCGCGCGTTGCTGCGCACGCTGGTGCATGACGTGCCCGCGGATCTGGCGGAACGGGTCAAGCCGCTACACGATCTCGCGCAAACCGATGCGCGGATTCTGCTGGACGTGCGCTTCACAGGCGCCGACGCGCACGAGCCGGATATCGGCGGCCTCACCTCGGCGCTGAGTAGTGAGGGCGGTAGCGTCAGTTTCGTGCACGGCGGCATCGACCGGATTCAAGGACATGCACAAGGGCGTCTGGTGGTATCGGCGCAAGTGCGGGAAAGCGCGGACAGTACCGTGCAGAAGCAGATCGCGACGCTGCTCGAACGCGCGCGCCGCTATGCGAACCATGTCGAGGTATTAGGCTATGTCTGA
- a CDS encoding LLM class flavin-dependent oxidoreductase, giving the protein MAKKKILLNAFNMNAVGHINHGLWTHPRDRSANYTDLDYWTSLAQTLERGKFDGIFLADIVGVYDVYQGGPQTPLRESVQIPINDPSLIVPAMAHVTKHIGFGVTSNLTYEPPYLFARRMSTLDHLTKGRVGWNIVTGYLDSAARGMGLAQQISHDDRYDRADDYMDVVYKLWEQSWEDDAVVRDRAARIFSHPDKVHRVKHDGPYYSIDAIHLSEPSPQRTPVLYQAGSSSRGVDFAARHAECVFVGGQNKQLTRSIVDDIRARAVSFGRAPDDIKIFAGITVVVGETERAAQEKFEEYRRYASAEGGIAHFSSSTGIDFSQYELDEPILYVKTESMQSAVEAISKKSVSGVWTKRKVLEQMTLGGRAKPVVGSPQQIADELVSWIDEAGVDGFNLTRTVMPESFEDFVNLVVPELQNRGVYKEDYDPAPTLREKLFGGGRARLPAVHVGAQHRRSAQNNPQTGPLVNEQADLPNTVQV; this is encoded by the coding sequence ATGGCGAAGAAAAAGATCCTGCTGAACGCGTTCAATATGAACGCGGTCGGCCATATCAATCACGGCTTGTGGACGCATCCGCGCGACCGGTCGGCCAACTACACCGACCTCGATTACTGGACGAGCCTCGCGCAGACGCTGGAGCGCGGCAAGTTCGACGGCATCTTTCTCGCGGATATCGTCGGCGTATACGACGTTTATCAGGGCGGACCGCAAACGCCGTTGCGCGAGTCGGTGCAGATTCCGATCAACGACCCGTCGCTGATCGTGCCCGCCATGGCGCACGTCACGAAGCACATCGGCTTCGGCGTCACGTCGAATCTGACCTACGAGCCGCCGTATCTGTTCGCGCGGCGCATGTCGACGCTCGATCATCTGACCAAAGGGCGGGTGGGCTGGAACATCGTCACCGGCTATCTGGACAGCGCGGCGCGCGGCATGGGGCTCGCACAACAGATCAGTCACGACGACCGCTACGATCGTGCCGACGATTACATGGACGTGGTCTACAAGCTGTGGGAACAAAGCTGGGAAGACGATGCCGTGGTGCGCGACCGCGCGGCGCGCATCTTTTCGCACCCGGACAAGGTGCACCGCGTGAAGCACGACGGCCCGTACTATTCGATCGACGCGATTCATCTCAGCGAGCCTTCGCCGCAACGCACGCCGGTGTTGTATCAGGCGGGATCGTCGAGCCGCGGTGTCGATTTCGCGGCACGTCACGCGGAATGTGTGTTTGTCGGTGGACAGAACAAGCAGTTGACGCGCTCCATTGTCGACGACATTCGCGCGCGCGCGGTGAGCTTTGGACGCGCGCCGGACGATATCAAGATCTTCGCGGGCATTACCGTGGTAGTCGGTGAAACCGAGCGCGCGGCGCAGGAAAAATTCGAGGAATATCGCCGCTATGCGAGTGCGGAAGGCGGCATCGCGCATTTCTCCAGTTCGACCGGTATCGACTTTTCGCAATACGAGCTGGACGAACCGATTTTGTATGTGAAGACCGAGTCGATGCAGTCGGCCGTCGAAGCGATTTCGAAGAAGAGCGTGAGCGGCGTGTGGACCAAGCGCAAGGTACTGGAGCAGATGACGCTCGGCGGTCGCGCGAAGCCGGTGGTCGGGTCGCCGCAGCAGATTGCCGATGAGCTGGTGTCGTGGATCGACGAGGCCGGTGTCGACGGATTCAATCTGACGCGCACCGTCATGCCTGAATCGTTCGAAGACTTCGTGAATCTGGTGGTGCCCGAGTTGCAGAATCGCGGCGTCTACAAGGAAGACTACGATCCGGCGCCGACGCTGCGCGAGAAGCTGTTCGGCGGCGGCCGTGCGCGATTGCCGGCGGTGCATGTCGGCGCGCAGCATCGGCGGTCCGCGCAAAACAATCCGCAAACCGGTCCGCTAGTTAATGAGCAAGCTGACCTGCCCAACACTGTGCAAGTCTGA
- a CDS encoding MetQ/NlpA family ABC transporter substrate-binding protein — MIGAITFSFTLALSATHAQAADSPTLKIGTATSPQIEALKVAAREAKEQGLDVKIIEFTDWNTPNAALANKDIDVNYFQHIPFLENAKKQGGYNFVAIAPGTIMKIGLYSKKIKRFDELKNGATVAIANDPVNGGRGLLLLQRAGLIKLTPGIDYRATTLDIIDNPKHLKIVQLEASQLARSLDDVDLAQGYPSFIKLAGTADPNSALLFDGLENKNYAIQWVVRPDSVNDPRIRKFIAIYQHSPAVRAALDKAFGKLYAVAW, encoded by the coding sequence CTGATCGGCGCGATCACGTTCAGTTTCACGCTTGCGTTATCGGCCACGCACGCCCAGGCGGCCGATTCGCCCACGCTGAAAATCGGCACCGCCACCAGCCCGCAAATCGAGGCGCTCAAAGTCGCCGCGCGCGAGGCGAAAGAACAAGGCCTCGACGTAAAGATTATCGAGTTCACCGACTGGAATACGCCGAACGCGGCGCTCGCCAATAAAGACATCGACGTCAATTACTTCCAGCACATTCCGTTTCTCGAGAACGCGAAGAAGCAGGGCGGCTACAACTTCGTCGCGATCGCGCCGGGCACGATCATGAAGATCGGTTTGTATTCGAAGAAGATCAAACGGTTCGACGAGTTGAAGAATGGCGCCACCGTGGCCATTGCAAACGATCCAGTCAATGGCGGCCGCGGTCTGTTGCTGCTGCAACGCGCCGGACTGATCAAGCTGACGCCGGGCATCGACTATCGCGCGACCACGCTAGACATTATCGACAACCCGAAGCATCTGAAGATCGTCCAACTGGAAGCCTCGCAACTGGCGCGGTCGCTCGACGACGTCGATCTCGCGCAAGGCTACCCGAGCTTCATCAAGCTCGCGGGCACCGCCGACCCGAATAGCGCATTGCTCTTCGACGGGCTGGAGAACAAGAACTACGCGATCCAATGGGTCGTGCGACCGGACAGCGTCAACGATCCGCGTATCCGCAAGTTCATCGCGATCTATCAGCATTCGCCCGCCGTACGCGCTGCGCTCGACAAAGCTTTCGGCAAGCTCTACGCCGTGGCGTGGTAA
- a CDS encoding efflux transporter outer membrane subunit, whose amino-acid sequence MKRYESLSGWGRAATSALLVALLAACSLEPTYKRPDVDTPTAFKEAPVTTSTSGTAASPQETGTWKTAQPADDAHRGEWWTVFGDPQLNALEEQAAAANQDLKAAAARVQQSRAVTQAAKSDWFPKLDAGFGPTRERASAASQFLPDNAGGTTGTIWRAQTTASYETDLFGRVGSNVNASRADEQQSEALFRSVQLSLQADVAQNYFQLRELDSDQDLYRRTVTLREDTLKLVERRFKEGDIGELDVSRSRNELASARADAVGVARQRAASEHSLAILLGKPPADFSFAEAPLKPVTVQVPAGLPSALLERRPDISAAERAMQAANARVGLAKSAFFPKLDITGAFGFESATLGDLFMWSSRAFVLGPLAGGALTLPLFDGGRRKANLAQARSKYDEDVAQYRQQVLVAFREVEDNLADLRLLDDQMREQNNAVEASQRAAHLSRTQYTEGAVSYLDVIDGERQVLTSQLQASHLQGTQAVATVNLIRALGGGWGDVKAPDAAVGAVAPASGAAVVSAASGADVAVQQVAKQ is encoded by the coding sequence ATGAAACGCTATGAATCTTTGAGCGGATGGGGCCGCGCGGCAACCAGCGCTTTGCTGGTCGCGTTGCTGGCCGCCTGCTCGTTGGAACCGACGTATAAGCGGCCGGATGTCGACACGCCGACGGCCTTCAAGGAAGCGCCGGTGACGACGTCGACGTCGGGCACGGCGGCATCGCCGCAAGAAACCGGCACGTGGAAAACGGCGCAACCCGCCGACGACGCGCATCGCGGCGAATGGTGGACGGTCTTCGGCGATCCGCAGTTGAACGCGCTGGAAGAGCAGGCGGCGGCCGCGAATCAGGACCTGAAGGCCGCAGCGGCGCGCGTGCAACAGTCGCGTGCGGTGACGCAAGCGGCGAAGTCGGACTGGTTCCCGAAACTCGACGCGGGCTTCGGCCCGACGCGCGAGCGTGCGTCGGCGGCCTCGCAGTTCTTGCCGGATAACGCGGGTGGCACGACCGGCACGATCTGGCGCGCGCAAACTACCGCGTCGTACGAAACGGATCTGTTTGGGCGTGTCGGTTCGAACGTGAACGCGTCGCGCGCGGACGAGCAGCAAAGTGAAGCGCTGTTCCGTTCGGTGCAGTTGTCGTTGCAAGCGGACGTGGCGCAGAACTACTTCCAGTTGCGCGAGCTTGACTCGGATCAGGATTTGTACCGCCGTACCGTGACGCTGCGCGAAGATACGCTGAAGCTGGTCGAGCGGCGTTTTAAGGAAGGTGATATCGGTGAGCTGGATGTTTCGCGCTCCCGCAACGAACTCGCGAGCGCGCGTGCCGATGCGGTCGGCGTAGCACGTCAGCGCGCCGCGTCCGAGCACAGCCTCGCGATTCTGCTCGGCAAGCCGCCGGCGGATTTCTCGTTCGCGGAAGCGCCGCTCAAGCCGGTCACGGTGCAGGTGCCGGCGGGTTTGCCGTCGGCGCTGCTTGAACGCCGGCCGGATATTTCGGCGGCGGAACGGGCAATGCAGGCCGCGAATGCGCGTGTGGGACTGGCGAAATCGGCGTTCTTCCCGAAGCTCGATATCACCGGTGCGTTCGGATTCGAGTCGGCTACGCTGGGCGATCTGTTCATGTGGTCGAGCCGCGCGTTCGTGCTCGGGCCGCTCGCGGGTGGCGCGTTGACGTTGCCGTTGTTCGACGGTGGGCGGCGTAAGGCGAATCTCGCGCAAGCGCGTTCAAAGTACGACGAAGACGTCGCGCAGTATCGTCAGCAGGTGCTGGTGGCGTTCCGCGAGGTGGAGGACAACCTGGCCGATCTGCGTTTGCTCGACGATCAGATGCGCGAGCAGAACAATGCGGTCGAAGCGTCGCAACGGGCGGCTCATTTGTCGCGCACGCAGTACACGGAAGGTGCGGTCAGCTATCTGGATGTGATCGACGGTGAGCGGCAGGTGCTGACTTCGCAATTGCAAGCGAGCCATTTGCAGGGCACGCAGGCGGTGGCGACAGTGAACCTGATTCGCGCGCTGGGCGGCGGCTGGGGTGATGTGAAGGCGCCGGATGCTGCGGTGGGTGCGGTGGCGCCGGCTTCGGGCGCGGCTGTGGTTTCGGCTGCGTCAGGCGCTGATGTGGCTGTGCAGCAGGTGGCGAAGCAGTAG
- a CDS encoding efflux RND transporter permease subunit, whose translation MNISKFFIDRPIFAGVLSVLILLAGIISLFKLPISEYPEVVPPSVVVHAQYPGANPKVIAEAVASPLEEQINGVENMLYMQSQANSDGNLTLTVTFKLGTNPDLATQLVQNRVNQALPRLPEDVQRLGITTIKSSPTLTMVVHLISPNNRYDMTYLRNYALLNVKDRLARIQGVGEVQLWGSGDYAMRVWLDPQKVAQRGLTATEVVNAIREQNIQVAAGVIGASPSVPGTQLQLSVNARGRLKTEGEFGDIIVKTTPDGGVTYLRDIARVELAASEYGLRSLLDNKPAVALAINQAPGANSLAISDQVRAAMKELSEDMPAGVEYKIVYDPTQFVRSSIEAVIHTLLEAIALVVIVVIVFLQTWRASIIPLIAVPVSIIGTFSLLLAFGFSINALSLFGMVLAIGIVVDDAIVVVENVERNIENGLSARDATYKAMQEVSGPIIAIALTLVAVFVPLAFMTGLTGQFYKQFAMTIAISTVISAFNSLTLSPALAAMLLRSHGAKEDFLTRVMNRLLGGFFKRFNKVFHRGSTAYGKGVTGVLRRKGAMLAVYAILLGGTVLISHVVPGGFVPAQDKEYLIAFAQLPNGASLDRTEKVIRDMSAIALKQPGVESAVAFPGLSVNGFTNSSSAGIVFVTLKPFKERGNKTLSAGAIAGALNQKYGAIKDSFVAVFPPPPVLGLGTLGGFKMQLEDHGAVGYAELNKAAEAFVKKAAQTPELGPTFSSYQINVPQLNVDLDRVKAKQLGVPVTDVFNTMQIYLGSLYVNDFNKFGRVYQVRVQADAPFRQRADDILQLKTRNAAGDMVPLSSLVTVTPTYGPEMVVRYNGYTAADINGGPAPGFSSGQAQAAAERVAAETLPHGVKLEWTDLTYQQILAGNAGLWVFPISVLLVFLVLAALYESLTLPLAVILIVPMSVLSALTGVWLTGGDNNIFTQIGLMVLVGLSAKNAILIVEFARELEHDGHTPLSAAIEASRLRLRPILMTSIAFIMGVVPLVLSSGAGSEMRHAMGIAVFFGMLGVTLFGLMLTPVFYVVLRTLAGGTIHVAQKDSPHYGASATEA comes from the coding sequence ATGAACATATCCAAATTCTTCATCGATCGGCCGATCTTTGCCGGCGTGTTGTCGGTATTGATCCTGCTGGCGGGCATTATTTCGCTCTTCAAGCTGCCGATCTCGGAGTACCCGGAAGTCGTACCGCCGTCCGTGGTGGTGCACGCGCAGTATCCGGGCGCGAATCCGAAAGTGATCGCCGAAGCCGTCGCTTCGCCGCTCGAAGAGCAGATCAACGGCGTCGAGAACATGCTGTACATGCAGTCGCAAGCCAATAGCGACGGCAATCTCACGCTGACGGTGACCTTCAAGCTCGGCACCAATCCGGACCTTGCGACGCAACTGGTGCAGAACCGCGTCAATCAGGCGCTGCCGCGTCTGCCGGAAGACGTGCAACGGCTCGGTATCACCACAATCAAGAGCTCGCCCACGCTGACCATGGTGGTCCACCTGATCTCGCCGAATAACCGCTACGACATGACGTATCTGCGCAACTACGCGCTGCTGAACGTCAAGGACCGTCTGGCGCGAATTCAGGGTGTCGGCGAAGTGCAGTTGTGGGGTTCGGGCGACTACGCCATGCGTGTGTGGCTCGATCCGCAGAAAGTCGCGCAACGCGGGTTGACGGCGACCGAAGTGGTCAACGCGATCCGTGAGCAGAACATTCAGGTGGCGGCCGGTGTCATCGGCGCATCGCCTTCGGTGCCGGGCACGCAACTGCAGTTGTCGGTGAATGCGCGTGGCCGTCTGAAGACCGAGGGCGAATTCGGCGACATCATCGTCAAGACGACGCCGGACGGCGGCGTGACCTATCTGCGTGACATTGCGCGGGTCGAACTCGCGGCGTCGGAATACGGCCTGCGTTCGCTGCTCGACAACAAGCCGGCGGTGGCGCTCGCGATCAACCAGGCGCCGGGGGCGAATTCGCTGGCCATTTCCGATCAGGTTCGCGCCGCGATGAAGGAACTGTCGGAAGACATGCCGGCGGGCGTCGAATACAAGATCGTCTATGACCCGACGCAGTTCGTGCGTTCGAGTATCGAAGCGGTTATCCATACGCTGCTCGAAGCGATCGCGCTGGTGGTGATCGTGGTGATCGTGTTCCTGCAAACGTGGCGTGCGTCGATCATTCCGTTGATCGCGGTGCCGGTGTCGATTATCGGGACCTTCTCGCTGCTGCTCGCCTTCGGCTTCTCGATCAATGCATTGTCACTGTTCGGCATGGTGCTCGCGATCGGGATCGTGGTGGACGATGCGATCGTGGTGGTGGAGAACGTCGAGCGGAATATCGAAAACGGGCTTAGTGCGCGTGATGCGACCTACAAGGCCATGCAGGAAGTGAGCGGGCCGATTATCGCCATCGCGCTGACGCTGGTCGCCGTGTTCGTGCCGCTCGCGTTCATGACGGGCCTGACGGGTCAGTTCTACAAGCAGTTCGCGATGACTATCGCGATCTCGACGGTGATCTCGGCATTCAACTCGCTGACTCTGTCGCCGGCGTTGGCTGCGATGCTGTTGCGCAGTCACGGCGCGAAGGAAGACTTCCTGACTCGCGTGATGAATCGCCTGCTGGGCGGTTTCTTCAAGCGCTTCAACAAGGTCTTTCATCGCGGTTCCACGGCGTATGGCAAGGGCGTGACCGGCGTGCTGCGTCGTAAAGGCGCCATGCTCGCGGTGTACGCGATTCTGCTGGGCGGCACGGTGCTGATCTCGCACGTGGTGCCGGGCGGCTTCGTGCCGGCGCAGGACAAGGAATACCTGATCGCGTTCGCGCAGTTGCCGAACGGCGCGTCGCTGGACCGCACGGAAAAAGTGATTCGCGACATGAGCGCGATCGCACTGAAGCAGCCGGGCGTGGAAAGCGCGGTGGCGTTCCCGGGTTTGTCGGTGAACGGCTTCACGAATAGCTCGAGCGCAGGCATTGTGTTCGTCACGCTCAAGCCGTTCAAGGAGCGCGGCAACAAGACGCTCTCGGCGGGTGCGATTGCCGGTGCGTTGAACCAGAAATATGGTGCGATCAAAGACTCGTTCGTCGCGGTGTTTCCGCCGCCGCCGGTGCTCGGTCTCGGCACGCTTGGCGGCTTCAAGATGCAGTTGGAGGATCACGGCGCGGTCGGTTACGCGGAATTGAACAAGGCCGCGGAAGCGTTCGTGAAGAAAGCGGCGCAAACGCCTGAACTGGGCCCGACCTTCTCGAGCTACCAGATCAACGTGCCGCAATTGAACGTCGACCTGGATCGCGTGAAGGCCAAGCAACTCGGTGTGCCGGTCACGGACGTGTTCAACACGATGCAGATTTACCTGGGCTCGTTGTATGTGAACGACTTCAACAAGTTCGGCCGCGTGTACCAGGTGCGAGTGCAGGCCGATGCGCCGTTCCGTCAACGTGCCGACGACATCCTGCAACTGAAGACGCGTAATGCGGCGGGCGACATGGTGCCGTTGTCGTCGCTGGTGACGGTCACGCCGACCTATGGTCCGGAAATGGTGGTGCGTTACAACGGCTATACGGCTGCCGACATCAACGGTGGACCGGCGCCGGGCTTCTCGTCGGGCCAGGCGCAAGCCGCAGCCGAACGCGTAGCGGCGGAAACCTTGCCGCACGGCGTGAAGCTCGAATGGACCGACCTGACGTATCAGCAGATTCTTGCCGGCAATGCTGGCCTGTGGGTGTTCCCGATCAGCGTGCTGCTCGTGTTCCTCGTGCTGGCCGCCCTGTATGAAAGCCTGACGTTGCCGCTCGCCGTGATCCTGATCGTGCCGATGAGCGTGCTGTCCGCGCTGACCGGCGTGTGGCTCACGGGTGGCGATAACAACATCTTCACGCAGATCGGTTTGATGGTGCTGGTGGGCTTGTCGGCGAAGAATGCGATTCTGATCGTCGAGTTCGCTCGCGAGCTCGAACACGACGGGCACACGCCGCTGTCGGCCGCGATCGAGGCGAGCCGCTTGCGTCTGCGGCCGATTCTGATGACGTCGATCGCTTTCATCATGGGTGTGGTGCCGCTGGTGTTGTCGAGCGGAGCCGGTTCGGAGATGCGCCACGCAATGGGTATCGCGGTGTTCTTCGGCATGCTCGGCGTGACGCTGTTCGGTCTGATGTTGACGCCGGTGTTCTATGTGGTACTGCGTACGCTGGCGGGCGGGACGATTCACGTCGCGCAGAAGGATTCGCCGCACTATGGCGCGTCGGCGACGGAAGCCTGA